CAATGACGTGATCCGCTCCCAGGGATGTAACCAACTCAAAATTTTTGCTGCTGCATACTGCGGTAACCTCCGCTCCAAAACGCTTGGAGAGCTGTATGGCCGAAGTGCCTACTGACCCGGAAGCACCATAAATGAGCACCTTTTGGCCTTTGCGAATGTTTCCTTTTCTAAGAAAGTACAGGGCGGTCGTTCCTCCAAAAGCAATAGCTGCCGCCTGCTCATACGTCATGTTTTCCGGTTTGATGGTCAATGCCGCATGTTCGGAAAGGGTAATATATTCAGCGTGTGCACCGAATTTCATCCCGTTATAAGCAATGACAGGATCGCCCGGTTTGAATTTTTTCACGTTTTTGCCCACGGCCTCAATCTTTCCCGATAATTCACTGCCCAATATCGGTTTTCTTGGTTTTCTTATACCAAAGAGCAGTCTCATTGCCCACATCTTGCTCGTTCGCACCACGCAATCGCCGGGTGTTACGGTCGTTGCATATATTTTAATTAGCACCTCGTTGTCTTTTACAGGAGGCTTCTCAACCTCTTGAATCTGAATGACGCTGGGTGGCCCGTATGTTGTGCATATTGCAGCTTTCATTTTAATTGCCTTCTTTCTCATTGGATTATTTTACGGCTGTGACTGTTCCCGCCATTTTATTGTGCATAGCTGCCGGACCAGCACTTTCATATGAAATTATATGAAATTCAATTAAAATCCCCCTACATGTTATTCTCGTTTAATTTATCATTTGTTATTACGCAATTCTGCCAGTTAGTGCAGCGAAGGGGTGTCTCGCGGTACCTTTTCAATGTTTCGACTATCGTTTCCGTCGTGGAATAACTGATTAGAAAAAGGAGGTTGCCCATAAAGGGCATCCTCCTTCCAATTATAACGGAATCTCAAATTGTCCCTTTTGCTTCCGATCCAGACTAGCGATATAGGAACGCATCAGCTTCATGGAAAATTGAAAGATCGGGCTTTGAATAAAGGTATATGCTAACGTCATAATAAACACTGGACCGCCAAGGATGAAGCCGATAATCAAGACGATACTCTCGACAACGATTCTTGCCCGGCTGACCGATAACCCGGTTTTTTCCGAAATGGAAAGCATGAAACCATCCCGAGGACCGGCCCCGATTCCCGCAGCCACATAGATGCCTCCGCCAATGCCAGTTATGATGATACCCATCAACAAGATGAGTAGATTCAACCACCAATGATCCGTTTCATGAGGAAGAATGTTGAGATGCAAAAAGAAATCCATGATCGGGCCGATTGACAAGGTATTTAAAAACGTACCAATGTTAATATACTTCCTATCAACGACGAAGGCGATCAGCACAAGTACTAAGCCGCATATGACACTCCACGTCCCAATCGTGAACCCGAACCGATGGAACAGGGCGACGTTTAATACCTCCCATGGATGCAGCCCCAAAGATTGAACTTTCACCGCAATCGCATTCCCTAATCCAAAGAAAGTTAAACCAAGAAAAAAAATAAAATACCGTAATAGCCGGTATGCCATCTCTTCACCTCTAGATCATATATATCCATCTACTTTAGATGAAGAAGGATAAAAGTACAAGATTTATGAAATTCAAAGGTTGTTACCCGGTATTTCAAAAGCAATTTGTACTATTCTGCCCTTAGCTTGATGGAGCTATCACTCGTTCCGTAGCAGCTCCATTGCGTAATAATACTTAACTCTTGTATCCGTTAGTTCAATGAACTTTCCCG
The genomic region above belongs to Paenibacillus sp. GP183 and contains:
- a CDS encoding YitT family protein codes for the protein MAYRLLRYFIFFLGLTFFGLGNAIAVKVQSLGLHPWEVLNVALFHRFGFTIGTWSVICGLVLVLIAFVVDRKYINIGTFLNTLSIGPIMDFFLHLNILPHETDHWWLNLLILLMGIIITGIGGGIYVAAGIGAGPRDGFMLSISEKTGLSVSRARIVVESIVLIIGFILGGPVFIMTLAYTFIQSPIFQFSMKLMRSYIASLDRKQKGQFEIPL
- a CDS encoding NAD(P)-dependent alcohol dehydrogenase, which codes for MKAAICTTYGPPSVIQIQEVEKPPVKDNEVLIKIYATTVTPGDCVVRTSKMWAMRLLFGIRKPRKPILGSELSGKIEAVGKNVKKFKPGDPVIAYNGMKFGAHAEYITLSEHAALTIKPENMTYEQAAAIAFGGTTALYFLRKGNIRKGQKVLIYGASGSVGTSAIQLSKRFGAEVTAVCSSKNFELVTSLGADHVIDYTKEDFTKNRYDLIFDAVGKSSKSHCKDALSVGGKYISVSHGIAKENVEDLKFLKELAESGTLKAVIDRCYPFDQITQAHEYVEKGHKKGNVVILIEPDILR